A stretch of the Candidatus Cloacimonadaceae bacterium genome encodes the following:
- the rpsE gene encoding 30S ribosomal protein S5 yields the protein MNYERSSHTEDDKLIEKIIETKRVSKVVKGGRNFSFSAIVVVGDRAGNIGVGNGKANEIVDAIRKAKEKAAKSMFRVPMVKGTIPHEIVSRYGASRVMMKPASAGTGVIAGGTARAIFEAAGIQNILCKSLGSNTPCNVVKATIAGLKSMRTLNDIARLRNKSIAEITGQEEK from the coding sequence TTGAATTACGAACGTAGTAGCCATACAGAAGATGATAAATTGATCGAAAAGATCATTGAGACCAAGCGTGTTTCGAAAGTCGTCAAGGGCGGCAGAAACTTCAGTTTCAGCGCCATCGTCGTCGTGGGAGACCGCGCCGGCAATATCGGAGTCGGCAATGGCAAGGCAAATGAAATCGTCGATGCCATTCGCAAAGCCAAGGAAAAAGCCGCCAAATCGATGTTTCGCGTTCCCATGGTCAAAGGCACGATCCCACATGAGATCGTTTCCCGCTATGGAGCCAGCCGCGTGATGATGAAACCTGCTTCGGCAGGTACCGGAGTCATTGCCGGTGGAACAGCCCGCGCCATCTTTGAAGCTGCCGGAATCCAGAATATTCTCTGCAAATCCCTCGGCTCAAACACCCCCTGCAACGTGGTCAAAGCCACGATCGCCGGGTTGAAATCCATGCGCACTCTGAACGACATTGCCCGCCTTCGCAACAAATCCATCGCCGAAATCACCGGACAGGAGGAGAAATGA
- the rpsQ gene encoding 30S ribosomal protein S17, with protein sequence MIKQGVVVSDKSDKTIVVRVQRQYIHPLYKKTVRRHKKFMAHDENNEAHEGDTVQIMEYRPMSARKRWILHKIVQRTK encoded by the coding sequence ATGATCAAACAGGGTGTAGTTGTTTCCGACAAGAGCGATAAAACCATCGTTGTCAGAGTGCAACGACAATATATACATCCTTTGTATAAGAAGACCGTGCGCCGCCACAAAAAGTTTATGGCGCATGATGAGAATAACGAAGCCCATGAAGGCGATACTGTCCAGATCATGGAATATCGCCCAATGAGCGCCCGTAAACGCTGGATTTTGCACAAGATCGTGCAAAGAACCAAGTAA
- the map gene encoding type I methionyl aminopeptidase — protein sequence MIFIKSASEINMMRSSSQIVAELLEALAGMIKPGVDTLELDTFAEDFILSRGAKPSFKGYTVPGLKPYPAAICASVNSGIVHGLPSAKVILKEGDIIGIDVGVNKNGFHGDAARTYAVGEISESARNLMQITHECLIRGIAAAKPGNRVGDISHAIESHVQANGYFVADNLTGHGIGRTLHEEPQIPNYGKPSRGPRLSAGMTLAIEPMVNIGTNRVKEIGWEYFTEDDSLSAHFEHTILVTDHEPEILSLAGGRNL from the coding sequence ATGATCTTTATCAAATCAGCTTCCGAGATCAATATGATGCGCAGCAGCAGCCAGATAGTGGCAGAGCTGCTGGAAGCGCTTGCCGGGATGATCAAGCCGGGGGTGGACACCCTTGAGCTGGATACTTTTGCCGAGGACTTCATCCTTTCCAGGGGGGCGAAGCCTTCCTTCAAGGGATATACCGTTCCTGGGCTGAAGCCATATCCCGCGGCGATCTGTGCCTCGGTCAATTCCGGCATTGTGCATGGATTGCCCTCGGCAAAGGTCATACTCAAGGAAGGTGATATTATCGGGATTGACGTTGGTGTGAACAAAAACGGTTTTCATGGAGATGCTGCCAGAACCTATGCGGTGGGGGAAATCTCCGAATCCGCAAGGAACCTGATGCAGATCACCCATGAATGCCTGATACGCGGAATCGCGGCAGCCAAACCGGGAAACCGGGTTGGGGATATTTCCCATGCCATCGAATCCCACGTCCAAGCCAACGGCTACTTTGTGGCGGACAACCTCACCGGTCATGGTATCGGCAGGACTCTCCACGAAGAGCCTCAGATCCCAAATTATGGCAAGCCAAGCCGCGGTCCTCGTCTTTCCGCGGGTATGACTCTTGCGATCGAACCGATGGTCAATATCGGAACTAACCGGGTCAAAGAGATCGGCTGGGAATACTTTACCGAGGACGACAGCCTGTCCGCGCATTTTGAGCACACGATCCTGGTTACAGATCATGAACCCGAAATTCTCAGCCTCGCAGGAGGACGCAACCTATGA
- the rpmJ gene encoding 50S ribosomal protein L36: MKVRSSVKVVCKDCRIIKRYGVIRVICSSNPKHKQRQG; encoded by the coding sequence ATGAAAGTCAGATCATCTGTCAAAGTAGTCTGCAAAGACTGCCGCATTATCAAGCGCTACGGCGTGATTCGCGTTATCTGCAGCTCGAACCCTAAACATAAACAGAGACAGGGATAA
- the rpsH gene encoding 30S ribosomal protein S8: protein MSVSDPIADALTKIRNAYRAGHTQVIVNHNRLVESVVKLLAAENFVNSVQVLDKDPEQKINYKRILVILRYTNAGAPVMLGLVRISKPGRRVYVKADNIPSVYNNTGCAIISTSDGVMVDRDARIKRVGGEFVCKVW from the coding sequence ATGAGCGTTAGTGATCCGATAGCTGATGCATTGACCAAAATCCGTAATGCATATCGTGCCGGACATACGCAAGTGATTGTAAATCACAACCGGCTCGTCGAATCGGTCGTGAAGTTACTCGCTGCCGAGAACTTTGTCAACAGCGTCCAGGTCCTGGATAAGGACCCGGAACAGAAGATTAATTATAAACGTATTTTGGTGATTCTGCGCTATACCAACGCCGGTGCCCCGGTGATGTTAGGTCTGGTGAGAATCTCCAAACCCGGAAGACGTGTCTATGTCAAAGCCGACAACATACCAAGCGTGTATAACAATACCGGCTGCGCCATCATTTCCACCAGTGATGGTGTGATGGTGGATCGCGATGCCAGGATCAAGCGCGTCGGCGGCGAATTCGTCTGCAAGGTTTGGTAG
- the infA gene encoding translation initiation factor IF-1 translates to MSKSGVIEVEGIVTEALPNTTFRVQLENGHEILAHSSGKMRMNYIRILPGDKVKVELSPYDLSRGRITYRYK, encoded by the coding sequence ATGAGCAAATCCGGCGTCATTGAAGTGGAAGGAATCGTCACCGAAGCTCTTCCAAACACTACTTTTCGCGTGCAACTGGAAAACGGCCATGAAATATTGGCGCACAGTTCCGGCAAAATGCGCATGAACTATATACGTATTCTCCCCGGAGACAAGGTCAAGGTGGAGCTTTCTCCTTATGACCTTTCCCGCGGACGTATCACATATCGCTATAAATAA
- the rpsM gene encoding 30S ribosomal protein S13, whose amino-acid sequence MAHIAGIEIPKTKRLFIGLTYIYGIGPTIAKDLCRKAEIDEMKKVSDLTVEEEKALRDIIQNDYIVEGALRTQIAMNIKRLMEIGSYRGMRHKRGLPVRGQRTHTNARTRKGPRAGAIKKKK is encoded by the coding sequence TTGGCACACATTGCAGGTATTGAAATTCCCAAAACCAAACGTCTGTTTATCGGTCTTACCTACATCTACGGCATCGGTCCAACGATCGCCAAAGATCTCTGCCGCAAAGCGGAAATCGACGAGATGAAAAAGGTGTCCGATCTCACAGTCGAAGAAGAAAAAGCCCTTCGCGATATCATCCAGAATGATTACATCGTCGAAGGCGCGCTCAGAACCCAGATCGCTATGAACATCAAACGTTTGATGGAAATCGGCAGCTATCGCGGCATGCGCCACAAACGCGGCTTGCCCGTTCGCGGCCAAAGAACTCACACCAATGCCAGAACCCGCAAGGGACCTCGCGCCGGTGCGATTAAGAAGAAGAAATAG
- a CDS encoding type Z 30S ribosomal protein S14, whose product MAKKSLIIKQQRTPKFKVRKYNRCLLCGRPRAFMRDFGMCRLCFRKYASQGHIPGITRSSW is encoded by the coding sequence TTGGCAAAGAAATCATTGATAATCAAACAGCAAAGAACTCCCAAGTTCAAAGTCAGAAAATACAACCGCTGCCTACTTTGCGGACGCCCCCGCGCATTCATGCGCGATTTCGGCATGTGCCGTCTGTGCTTCCGCAAATATGCTTCCCAGGGACATATCCCGGGAATCACCAGGTCAAGCTGGTAA
- the rpsK gene encoding 30S ribosomal protein S11 has product MAKKTRVKKKRVRLAFDEGLVFVHSSFNNTIITLTDRAGNVLAWSSGGKIGYKGSRKSTPFAAQMAAAEVAKIGQEMGINRVGVIVKGPGGGRESSIRAINAAGIKVTMIKDETPIPHNGCRPPKTRRI; this is encoded by the coding sequence ATGGCAAAGAAAACCAGAGTAAAGAAAAAGCGCGTGCGTCTCGCATTCGACGAAGGCTTGGTCTTCGTGCATTCCAGCTTCAATAACACGATCATCACGCTGACTGACCGCGCCGGAAACGTCCTCGCTTGGTCAAGCGGCGGAAAGATCGGTTACAAGGGCTCCCGCAAGAGCACTCCCTTCGCCGCTCAGATGGCTGCTGCCGAAGTGGCAAAGATCGGGCAGGAAATGGGTATCAACCGCGTCGGGGTGATCGTCAAAGGCCCCGGCGGTGGCAGAGAATCCTCCATACGCGCCATCAATGCCGCGGGCATCAAAGTTACCATGATCAAGGACGAAACCCCGATTCCTCACAACGGCTGCCGTCCGCCCAAAACCAGAAGGATATAA
- the rplF gene encoding 50S ribosomal protein L6: MSRIGKAPIKLNSDTEVQIVDSLVSVTGNLGKLSYRLMPGISVNIEDNVMNVLRSDDSKSQRALHGLTRALLQNMVTGVNEGYLKTLIIIGTGYSSEVIGPWLKLSLGYSHDIVLQIPEGLKVEAQAVPRAKGTRSDLQSIIRIKGIDKQVVGQFASEVRACRPPENYKGKGVRYQDEHVTIKAGKAGSK; the protein is encoded by the coding sequence GTGTCACGCATAGGAAAAGCCCCCATCAAACTTAATTCCGATACCGAGGTGCAGATCGTTGATTCTCTTGTGAGTGTCACTGGCAACCTGGGCAAACTGAGCTACCGGCTGATGCCGGGGATCAGCGTCAACATCGAAGACAACGTTATGAACGTACTTCGCAGTGACGATAGCAAATCCCAGAGAGCTCTGCATGGACTCACCCGCGCACTATTGCAAAATATGGTGACCGGAGTCAACGAAGGCTACCTGAAAACCCTTATTATCATCGGAACCGGATATTCCTCCGAGGTCATCGGACCCTGGCTGAAATTGTCCTTGGGATACTCGCACGACATCGTGCTGCAGATTCCCGAGGGATTGAAAGTGGAAGCCCAAGCCGTACCCCGCGCCAAGGGAACCAGAAGCGATCTGCAGAGCATTATCCGCATCAAGGGGATAGACAAGCAGGTCGTGGGTCAATTCGCCTCTGAAGTGCGCGCTTGCCGCCCACCTGAAAACTACAAGGGCAAAGGCGTCCGCTATCAGGACGAACACGTCACCATCAAAGCCGGAAAAGCCGGGTCGAAGTAA
- the rpmC gene encoding 50S ribosomal protein L29 yields the protein MKTEEMRELHLEELNSKLEELRIELFNLRFQKARNLLDRPDRIRIVRREIARINTIVNEQEKGRR from the coding sequence ATGAAGACCGAAGAAATGCGCGAATTGCATTTGGAAGAGCTGAACTCCAAGCTCGAAGAACTGAGAATCGAACTCTTTAACCTGCGGTTTCAGAAAGCCAGAAACCTATTGGACAGACCCGACCGGATCCGCATCGTGAGAAGAGAGATTGCCAGGATAAACACCATCGTCAACGAACAAGAAAAAGGCAGGAGGTGA
- the rplO gene encoding 50S ribosomal protein L15, translating into MLTLSNLGKPAGRKNKKRLGKGQGSGHGHQAGRGHKGKKARSGGKVPSWFEGGQMPMQRRLPKRGFKNIFRVSYRVLNLSRLIGIEETDYDIAKLELMGLIPSKGQKSKSPVKVLASTLEEFTLAVNVKANAFSKRAKEIIEANGGKAEVV; encoded by the coding sequence ATGTTGACCTTAAGTAATCTGGGCAAACCAGCCGGAAGAAAAAATAAAAAACGCCTTGGCAAGGGTCAGGGAAGCGGTCACGGTCATCAAGCCGGACGCGGACACAAGGGTAAGAAAGCCCGATCCGGTGGAAAGGTTCCATCTTGGTTCGAAGGCGGTCAGATGCCCATGCAGCGTCGCTTGCCGAAACGCGGCTTCAAGAATATCTTTCGCGTCAGCTACCGCGTGCTCAATCTCTCCCGTTTGATCGGCATCGAAGAGACCGATTATGATATCGCCAAACTCGAATTGATGGGTTTGATCCCGAGCAAGGGACAAAAATCAAAGTCTCCCGTCAAAGTCCTTGCCTCCACCTTGGAAGAGTTCACTCTGGCTGTAAACGTGAAGGCAAACGCTTTCTCCAAGCGTGCCAAAGAGATCATCGAAGCCAACGGTGGCAAGGCGGAGGTGGTGTAA
- the rplN gene encoding 50S ribosomal protein L14, translating to MIQAQTVLNIADNSGAKKAMCIKVLGGTRRKYASIGDVIVVAIKSATPGGKVKKGTVERAVIVRTAKEVRRADGSYIRFADNAAVIIDEKHEPKGTRIFGPVARELREAHYMKIVSLAPEVL from the coding sequence ATGATTCAAGCTCAAACCGTATTGAATATCGCCGACAACTCCGGTGCCAAGAAAGCCATGTGTATCAAGGTCTTGGGCGGCACCAGACGCAAATACGCCTCCATCGGAGACGTAATCGTTGTCGCGATCAAATCCGCCACTCCGGGCGGTAAAGTCAAAAAAGGCACCGTCGAACGCGCGGTTATCGTGCGCACCGCCAAAGAAGTGCGCAGAGCGGACGGATCATATATCCGTTTTGCCGATAACGCCGCCGTCATCATCGACGAGAAGCACGAACCCAAAGGCACCCGTATATTCGGTCCCGTGGCACGCGAACTGCGCGAAGCGCACTATATGAAGATCGTGTCCCTGGCTCCGGAAGTGCTTTAG
- the rplE gene encoding 50S ribosomal protein L5, whose amino-acid sequence MNRLKEHYSTQVVPALNKRFGYKNAHQVPRLDKIVVSMGVGSATQNKAILDNAVKDMEQITGRKVIITRARKSISNFKLRQGMPIGCKVTLRAEVMYEFYDRLVSVVIPRIRDFRGIPADSFDGRGNFSFGLKEQTVFPEIEYDKIDAIRGLNITIVTTAKTDEESRELLRELGMPFQRNQ is encoded by the coding sequence ATGAACCGTTTGAAAGAACATTATAGCACCCAGGTAGTCCCGGCTTTGAACAAACGCTTTGGCTACAAAAACGCGCATCAGGTTCCCCGTCTGGATAAGATCGTGGTGAGCATGGGCGTGGGCAGCGCCACTCAAAACAAAGCCATCCTGGACAACGCAGTCAAGGATATGGAACAGATCACCGGCAGAAAAGTCATCATCACCCGCGCCCGCAAATCGATCTCAAACTTCAAGCTCCGTCAGGGCATGCCCATCGGATGCAAGGTCACCTTGCGAGCCGAAGTGATGTATGAATTCTATGACCGTTTGGTCTCCGTAGTCATACCGCGTATCAGAGACTTCCGCGGCATTCCGGCGGATTCGTTTGACGGAAGGGGAAATTTCTCCTTCGGTCTGAAAGAACAGACCGTCTTTCCGGAAATCGAATACGACAAGATCGATGCCATCCGCGGACTTAATATTACGATCGTAACCACGGCTAAAACCGACGAGGAAAGCCGTGAACTTCTCAGAGAACTTGGTATGCCATTCCAACGCAATCAATAA
- the rplR gene encoding 50S ribosomal protein L18: MIKPSNITKTALRQRRRAAIRKRLSGTAQRPRLAVFRSLKHIYAQIIDDAKGLTLVSMSSKAKDFDADKGTKRTELSFVVGVKLGEKALAAGITKVAFDRAGYKYHGRVKALADGARKAGLEF, encoded by the coding sequence ATGATAAAACCTAGTAATATTACCAAAACCGCCCTTCGCCAACGCCGCAGAGCCGCGATCCGCAAGCGCTTGAGCGGCACCGCCCAGCGCCCCAGACTGGCTGTTTTCCGCAGCTTGAAGCATATTTATGCCCAGATCATCGACGACGCCAAGGGTCTCACTCTCGTCTCGATGTCCAGCAAAGCCAAGGATTTCGATGCCGACAAAGGCACGAAGAGAACCGAATTGAGTTTTGTGGTCGGTGTCAAATTGGGTGAAAAAGCCCTCGCCGCCGGCATCACCAAGGTCGCCTTTGACCGTGCCGGATACAAGTATCACGGCAGAGTCAAAGCTCTGGCTGATGGTGCCCGCAAAGCCGGTTTGGAATTCTAA
- the secY gene encoding preprotein translocase subunit SecY translates to MFKTIVNMFRIPDLKKKILFTALFLVLYRMGSFVPIPGVDATQLKAFFEGAKEGGNTLFGLLDLFVGGNFERASVFALGIMPYITASIVIQLLGSIIPYFEKLRKEGADGQKKMNQITRYATVGLAAFNSVTITIWLASLPGGVIPLPGLLFQFTGIVTLITGTMIVMWLGEQITEHGIGNGISLIIFAGIIARYPEGFIRMFRLMQSNLNYVWISLLALAVMVAVTAAVIYVTEAVRKIPVQYAKRIVGRRVYGGQSTYIPLRVNTAGVIPIIFAQSVLMFPATIAAMIGGTASAGFWVTLQDWLRPGAALYTVLYVSMIIFFAYFYTAIVLNPTEMAENMVKYGGHIPGKKPGRKTAEYISTVLTRITLPGAVFFAFVALIPEIMSTYFKLPFYFGGTGLIIVVGVALDTLQQIESHLVMRHYDGFMKKGKLRGRTS, encoded by the coding sequence TTGTTTAAGACTATCGTAAACATGTTCCGGATTCCGGACTTGAAGAAGAAGATATTATTTACCGCACTGTTTCTGGTGCTATACCGCATGGGTAGTTTCGTGCCGATTCCCGGCGTGGACGCCACCCAGCTCAAAGCTTTCTTCGAAGGCGCCAAAGAAGGCGGAAACACCCTCTTTGGTTTATTGGATCTGTTTGTGGGCGGAAACTTTGAGCGTGCCTCAGTCTTTGCACTGGGAATCATGCCCTATATCACCGCCTCGATCGTTATCCAACTCCTCGGAAGCATCATTCCCTATTTTGAGAAACTGCGCAAAGAAGGCGCGGACGGTCAGAAAAAGATGAATCAGATCACCCGCTATGCCACAGTCGGCTTGGCGGCGTTCAATTCGGTCACCATCACCATCTGGCTTGCCAGCCTGCCCGGCGGAGTCATTCCGCTTCCGGGATTGCTATTTCAGTTCACCGGAATCGTGACCCTCATCACCGGCACCATGATAGTTATGTGGTTGGGTGAGCAGATCACCGAACACGGAATCGGAAACGGAATCTCACTGATCATCTTTGCCGGTATCATTGCCCGCTACCCTGAAGGCTTCATCCGCATGTTCAGATTGATGCAATCAAACCTGAATTATGTGTGGATATCCTTGCTTGCCCTCGCAGTGATGGTTGCCGTCACCGCAGCGGTGATCTATGTGACCGAAGCCGTGCGCAAGATCCCCGTCCAGTATGCCAAACGCATCGTCGGACGCCGGGTCTATGGCGGTCAGAGCACATATATTCCGCTAAGGGTAAACACCGCGGGTGTGATTCCCATCATCTTTGCCCAATCCGTATTGATGTTTCCCGCCACGATCGCCGCAATGATCGGTGGAACTGCCAGCGCAGGTTTCTGGGTTACTCTGCAGGATTGGCTGCGCCCCGGTGCCGCGCTCTACACGGTGCTCTATGTCAGCATGATCATCTTCTTTGCCTATTTCTATACCGCGATAGTGCTCAACCCCACTGAAATGGCTGAAAACATGGTCAAATACGGCGGACACATTCCCGGTAAAAAGCCCGGAAGAAAGACCGCTGAATATATCAGCACGGTGCTCACCCGCATCACTCTCCCCGGAGCGGTTTTCTTCGCTTTCGTGGCATTGATCCCGGAAATCATGAGCACCTATTTCAAGCTGCCATTCTATTTTGGCGGAACCGGTCTCATCATCGTCGTCGGCGTCGCGCTGGACACTCTGCAGCAGATCGAATCCCATCTCGTGATGCGTCACTATGACGGTTTCATGAAGAAGGGAAAACTCCGCGGACGCACCAGTTAG
- the rpmD gene encoding 50S ribosomal protein L30, translating into MKLKVTLIKSTINRKEDHKRVVKSLGLGHLGKCRIHDDNPCIRGMINKVAFMLKVEEVQGE; encoded by the coding sequence ATGAAGCTCAAAGTCACGCTAATAAAAAGCACGATAAACCGAAAGGAAGACCATAAACGGGTTGTCAAGTCCCTCGGTCTGGGACATCTCGGCAAATGCCGAATTCATGACGATAATCCTTGCATTCGCGGTATGATCAACAAAGTTGCCTTCATGCTCAAAGTAGAAGAAGTGCAAGGAGAATAG
- the rplX gene encoding 50S ribosomal protein L24: MNLKKGDYVIVISGDDKGRKGRVLKSFPKTGRVIVEKVNLIKKHAKPSQRNPQGGIITKEAPIQSSNVMLFNEKLNAVSKPVVKLRDGIRVRVCKKSGDEL, from the coding sequence ATGAACCTTAAAAAAGGCGACTATGTGATAGTGATCAGCGGAGATGACAAAGGCAGAAAAGGCCGCGTCCTCAAATCTTTTCCCAAGACGGGACGCGTCATCGTGGAAAAAGTCAATCTGATCAAAAAACATGCCAAACCCTCCCAACGCAACCCTCAGGGCGGCATCATCACCAAGGAAGCTCCGATTCAGTCATCGAACGTAATGCTCTTTAACGAGAAACTGAATGCCGTGTCCAAACCTGTCGTCAAATTGCGCGATGGTATCCGCGTCCGCGTGTGCAAAAAATCTGGCGACGAGCTGTAA